Proteins encoded by one window of Streptomyces sp. NBC_01571:
- a CDS encoding amino acid permease: protein MTSSQVDQTDEPRAGSEAVGGDAPEEGYERGLGSRQVQMIAIGGAIGVGLFLGAGANIAKAGPSLILMYALAGVIIFFIMRALGELLLYRPVSGSFAEYSREFLGPFFGYFTGWTYWLMWVVTGMAELTAAAIYVHYWFPAVPQWVTALVFLVVLFVANLISVKLFGEIEFWFSMVKVTALIGMIVIGLGVLTFGFSSAGDTASVANLWQFDGFFPKGIGSSLMTLQGVMFAYLAVELVGVTAGESENPEKTLPKAINTLPWRIALFYVGALTVILCVVKWTEFAPGVSPFVEAFAKIGIPAGAGIVNFVVLTAALSSCNSGMYSTGRMLRTLADNGEAPKIFNKLSSTKTPAFGITVSVLFMGIGVILNYIVPEKAFGYVTSVATAAGIWTWLMILVSHILYRRAVDAGRLPASSFPAPGGAKCSWVAVAFLLFVTGLIAYDADSRICLYVMAVWAVALAVGWAVLKTRNPQVTERREPTFEKAH, encoded by the coding sequence ATGACCTCATCGCAGGTCGACCAGACCGACGAGCCGCGTGCGGGCAGTGAGGCCGTGGGCGGCGACGCCCCCGAAGAGGGGTACGAGCGAGGGCTCGGAAGCCGCCAGGTCCAGATGATCGCGATCGGCGGCGCCATCGGCGTCGGTCTCTTCCTGGGCGCCGGGGCGAACATCGCCAAGGCCGGCCCCAGCCTCATCCTCATGTACGCCCTGGCCGGCGTGATCATCTTCTTCATCATGCGGGCACTCGGCGAACTGCTCCTGTACCGCCCGGTCTCGGGGTCCTTCGCGGAGTACTCCCGCGAGTTCCTCGGCCCGTTCTTCGGCTACTTCACCGGCTGGACGTACTGGCTGATGTGGGTGGTCACCGGCATGGCCGAGCTGACCGCCGCCGCGATCTACGTCCACTACTGGTTCCCGGCCGTCCCCCAATGGGTGACCGCACTGGTGTTCCTGGTCGTCCTCTTCGTGGCGAACCTGATCTCGGTGAAGCTCTTCGGCGAGATCGAGTTCTGGTTCTCGATGGTCAAGGTCACCGCGCTGATCGGCATGATCGTGATCGGCCTCGGCGTGCTCACCTTCGGCTTCAGCTCCGCCGGTGACACCGCCTCCGTCGCCAACCTCTGGCAGTTCGACGGCTTCTTCCCCAAGGGCATCGGCTCCTCCCTGATGACCCTCCAGGGCGTCATGTTCGCCTACCTCGCCGTCGAGCTCGTCGGCGTCACCGCGGGCGAGTCCGAGAACCCCGAGAAGACGCTTCCCAAGGCGATCAACACCCTCCCGTGGCGCATCGCCCTCTTCTACGTCGGCGCGCTCACGGTCATCCTCTGCGTCGTGAAGTGGACGGAGTTCGCCCCCGGGGTGAGCCCCTTCGTGGAGGCCTTCGCGAAGATCGGCATCCCGGCCGGCGCCGGCATCGTCAACTTCGTCGTGCTCACCGCCGCCCTGTCGTCCTGCAACTCCGGCATGTACTCCACGGGCCGCATGTTGCGCACCCTCGCCGACAACGGCGAGGCGCCGAAGATCTTCAACAAGCTCTCCTCGACCAAGACCCCGGCCTTCGGCATCACGGTCTCCGTGCTCTTCATGGGCATCGGCGTGATCCTGAACTACATCGTCCCGGAGAAGGCCTTCGGCTACGTCACCTCGGTGGCCACCGCGGCCGGCATCTGGACCTGGCTGATGATCCTGGTCAGCCACATCCTCTACCGCCGCGCGGTCGACGCCGGACGCCTGCCGGCCTCGTCCTTCCCGGCCCCGGGCGGCGCGAAGTGCAGCTGGGTCGCGGTCGCGTTCCTGCTCTTCGTCACGGGCCTGATCGCCTATGACGCCGACTCCCGCATCTGCCTCTACGTGATGGCCGTCTGGGCCGTCGCGCTGGCCGTGGGCTGGGCCGTCCTCAAGACCCGCAACCCGCAGGTCACCGAGCGCCGTGAGCCCACCTTCGAGAAGGCCCACTGA
- the clpS gene encoding ATP-dependent Clp protease adapter ClpS — protein MGRVTAPAPLETEKTESAEEVFAVPEPDVPWITIVHNDPVNLMSYVTYVFQTYFGYTKDKATKLMLDVHHKGRAVVSSGTREEMERDVQAMHGYGLWATLQQDRK, from the coding sequence ATGGGCCGTGTGACGGCTCCCGCACCCCTAGAGACCGAAAAGACCGAGTCGGCGGAGGAGGTCTTCGCCGTGCCCGAGCCGGACGTCCCCTGGATCACGATCGTGCACAACGACCCGGTCAACCTCATGAGTTACGTGACGTATGTCTTCCAGACGTACTTCGGGTACACCAAGGACAAGGCCACCAAGCTCATGCTCGACGTCCACCACAAGGGCCGGGCGGTCGTCTCCAGCGGCACGCGCGAGGAGATGGAGCGCGACGTGCAGGCGATGCACGGCTACGGTCTGTGGGCCACCCTTCAGCAGGACCGGAAGTAA
- a CDS encoding DUF2017 domain-containing protein: MPGHFEPLPDGGAAVALDEVEISIIRSLAVQLLELIGPGPAEDAPDDPLAELFAEGPSEPPSDPVLQRLFPDAYSGPGVEAASPEQAEEQRAYSSEFRRFTENDLRAGKRENALVVIRCLDALTTAGDGGAVLKLSVPESESWLRALNDLRLAIGARLDVVDEEDTDLLYRLPDEDPRKPMVMAYLWLGGLQETLVETLMP; encoded by the coding sequence ATGCCAGGACACTTCGAACCGCTCCCCGACGGCGGCGCGGCCGTCGCGCTCGACGAGGTCGAGATCTCCATCATCCGCTCCCTCGCCGTGCAGCTCCTGGAGCTCATCGGTCCCGGCCCCGCGGAGGACGCCCCCGACGACCCGCTCGCGGAGCTGTTCGCGGAGGGCCCCAGCGAGCCGCCCTCCGACCCGGTGCTGCAGCGCCTCTTCCCGGACGCCTACAGCGGCCCCGGCGTCGAAGCCGCCTCGCCGGAGCAGGCCGAGGAGCAGCGGGCGTACTCCTCCGAGTTCCGCCGCTTCACCGAGAACGACCTGCGCGCGGGCAAGCGTGAGAACGCCCTCGTGGTGATCCGCTGCCTCGACGCGCTCACCACGGCGGGCGACGGCGGTGCGGTCCTCAAGCTCTCCGTCCCGGAGTCCGAGTCGTGGCTGCGCGCGCTCAACGACCTGCGGCTGGCGATCGGCGCCCGGCTCGACGTCGTCGACGAGGAGGACACCGACCTCCTCTACCGTCTTCCCGACGAGGACCCGCGCAAGCCGATGGTGATGGCGTACCTCTGGCTGGGCGGTCTCCAGGAGACGCTCGTCGAGACCCTTATGCCGTGA
- a CDS encoding immune inhibitor A domain-containing protein: MTSRPWTFRAAAVGVALAAATATFSTFAVAQADGASSSATVERHDPQPARNKVDHDLDGPLSKTQDAQRKEALDQVISGDAKVQDRNGSHVVQLKGKNKGKSKYVELGREKTDRIFTILVEFGDQVDSRYGGTVGPLHNQIAAPDRAKDNSTAWQADYNQKHFQDLYFGTGKNTESLKKYYEKESSGRYSVDGEVTDWVKVPYNEARYGSNKASTGAWYAVQDGVTAWVADQKAAGKSDAAIKADLAQYDQWDRYDYDGDGNFNEPDGYIDHFQIVHAGEDESAGGGAQGEDAIWAHRWYAFGTDAGATGPVGNKLGGAAIGDTGIWVGDYTIQPENGGLGVYAHEYGHDLGLPDEYDTSGGGENGTGFWTLMSAGSWLGTGKNAIGDLPGDMNAWDKLQLGWLDYDRAKAGVTSEHKLGVAEYNTKNRQAVVVSLPDKEVTTTVVTPAQGATQWWSGSGNDLKNTLTRSVDLTGKSAATLTLDGWYDIEQDYDYLYTEVSTDGGANWTALDGTVDGAAIPRDGSGKPALTGSVDAYKKLSFPLDAYAGKKIDLRFRYQSDGGVALKGFTADEITVTADGTPLFSDNAESADAAWTAAGFSRIGASFSDEYAQYYIAENRQYVSYDKTLKVGPYNFGFSTTRPDWVEHYPYQNGLLIWKWDTSQADNNTSAHPGAGQILPVDAHPAALKWTDGTILRNKIQTFDSTFSTYPTDELKLHNADVALKIKSQKGVSVFDDGRNSYYDPANPTGGVKVTDTNTKIRIVKEPKDGSTITLLVGPSTK, from the coding sequence GTGACCAGCAGACCATGGACGTTCAGAGCAGCCGCGGTGGGCGTCGCCCTCGCGGCGGCCACCGCCACGTTCTCGACGTTCGCCGTTGCGCAGGCCGACGGCGCGTCGTCGTCGGCGACCGTGGAGCGCCACGACCCGCAGCCGGCCAGGAACAAGGTCGACCACGACCTCGACGGCCCGCTCAGCAAGACCCAGGACGCACAGCGTAAAGAAGCCCTGGACCAGGTCATATCCGGCGACGCGAAGGTGCAGGACCGCAACGGTTCGCACGTCGTCCAGCTCAAGGGCAAGAACAAGGGCAAGAGCAAGTACGTCGAGCTCGGCCGCGAGAAGACCGACCGGATCTTCACGATCCTCGTCGAGTTCGGCGACCAGGTGGACAGCCGCTACGGCGGCACCGTCGGCCCGCTGCACAACCAGATAGCCGCGCCCGACCGCGCCAAGGACAACAGCACGGCGTGGCAGGCGGACTACAACCAGAAGCACTTCCAGGACCTCTACTTCGGCACCGGCAAGAACACCGAGTCGCTGAAGAAGTACTACGAGAAGGAGTCCTCGGGCCGTTACTCGGTCGACGGCGAGGTCACCGACTGGGTCAAGGTCCCCTACAACGAGGCCCGTTACGGCTCCAACAAGGCGTCCACCGGCGCCTGGTACGCGGTCCAGGACGGAGTCACCGCCTGGGTCGCCGACCAGAAGGCGGCCGGCAAGTCCGATGCCGCCATCAAGGCGGACCTCGCCCAGTACGACCAGTGGGACCGCTACGACTACGACGGCGACGGCAACTTCAACGAGCCCGACGGCTACATCGACCACTTCCAGATCGTCCACGCCGGTGAGGACGAGTCCGCGGGCGGCGGTGCGCAGGGCGAGGACGCGATCTGGGCCCACCGCTGGTACGCGTTCGGCACCGACGCCGGCGCGACCGGCCCGGTCGGCAACAAGCTGGGCGGCGCCGCGATCGGCGACACCGGCATCTGGGTCGGCGACTACACCATCCAGCCGGAGAACGGCGGACTCGGCGTCTACGCCCACGAGTACGGCCACGACCTCGGCCTCCCGGACGAGTACGACACCTCCGGCGGCGGCGAGAACGGCACCGGTTTCTGGACGCTGATGTCGGCCGGTTCCTGGCTCGGTACCGGCAAGAACGCCATCGGCGACCTGCCCGGCGACATGAACGCCTGGGACAAGCTGCAGCTCGGCTGGCTCGACTACGACCGGGCCAAGGCCGGCGTGACGTCGGAGCACAAGCTGGGCGTCGCCGAGTACAACACCAAGAACAGGCAGGCCGTCGTGGTCTCGCTGCCTGACAAGGAAGTCACCACCACGGTCGTCACGCCCGCACAGGGCGCCACCCAGTGGTGGAGCGGCAGCGGCAACGACCTCAAGAACACGCTGACCCGTTCGGTCGACCTCACCGGCAAGTCAGCGGCCACGCTGACGCTCGACGGCTGGTACGACATCGAGCAGGACTACGACTACCTCTACACCGAGGTGTCCACCGACGGCGGTGCGAACTGGACCGCCCTCGACGGCACGGTGGACGGCGCCGCGATCCCGCGCGACGGCAGCGGCAAGCCCGCGCTGACCGGCTCCGTGGACGCGTACAAGAAGCTGTCCTTCCCGCTCGACGCCTACGCGGGCAAGAAGATCGACCTGCGCTTCCGCTACCAGAGCGACGGTGGCGTGGCGTTGAAGGGCTTCACGGCCGACGAGATCACCGTGACCGCCGACGGCACGCCGCTCTTCTCCGACAACGCGGAGAGCGCGGACGCCGCGTGGACCGCCGCCGGCTTCTCCCGGATCGGCGCGTCCTTCTCCGACGAGTACGCGCAGTACTACATCGCCGAGAACCGCCAGTACGTCTCGTACGACAAGACCCTCAAGGTCGGCCCGTACAACTTCGGCTTCTCGACGACGCGTCCGGACTGGGTCGAGCACTACCCGTACCAGAACGGTCTGCTCATCTGGAAGTGGGACACCTCCCAGGCGGACAACAACACCAGCGCCCACCCGGGCGCGGGTCAGATCCTGCCGGTGGACGCGCACCCGGCGGCCCTGAAGTGGACCGACGGAACGATCCTCCGGAACAAGATCCAGACCTTCGACTCGACCTTCAGTACCTACCCGACGGACGAGCTCAAGCTCCACAACGCCGACGTCGCACTGAAGATCAAGTCGCAGAAGGGGGTCTCCGTCTTCGACGACGGCAGGAACTCGTACTACGACCCGGCGAACCCCACGGGTGGTGTCAAGGTCACTGACACCAACACCAAGATCCGGATCGTGAAGGAGCCGAAGGACGGCTCGACGATCACGCTCCTCGTGGGCCCGTCGACGAAGTAA
- a CDS encoding nicotinate phosphoribosyltransferase has translation MNPADLGLPVDVPSTALFTDQYELTMLQAALAAGTAERRSVFEVFTRRLPEGRRYGVVAGTGRVLDAVENFRFDADVLGFLRERAVVDEPTLEWLASYRFRGDIWGYPEGEVYFPGSPILRVEGSFAECVLLETVILSILNHDSAIAAAASRMSSAAGGRPLIEMGARRTHELAAVAAARAAYVGGFTTTSDLAAGFRYGIPTVGTSAHAFTLLHDHERDAFQAQVNSLGRDTTLLVDTYDVAEAVRTAVEIAGPELGAVRIDSGDLLLVAHRVRQQLDELGATGTKIVVTSDLDEYAIASLAAAPVDAYGVGTQLVTGSGHPTCSMVYKLVARAESADPKAPLEPVAKKSTGGKTSIGGRKWAARRRDERGFAEAEVIGTGPVPGGLADQQLLVELVKGGQVVSREPLDMARDRHAAVRARLPLSATQLSRGEAVIPTEYV, from the coding sequence GTGAATCCAGCGGACCTCGGACTGCCGGTGGACGTGCCCTCGACGGCGCTCTTCACGGACCAGTACGAGCTGACGATGCTGCAGGCCGCGCTGGCCGCCGGGACCGCCGAGCGGCGCTCGGTCTTCGAGGTCTTCACCCGGCGGCTGCCCGAGGGACGCCGCTACGGCGTCGTGGCGGGCACCGGGCGGGTCCTCGACGCCGTCGAGAACTTCCGCTTCGACGCCGACGTCCTCGGCTTCCTGCGCGAGCGGGCCGTCGTGGACGAGCCGACCCTGGAGTGGCTCGCCTCGTACCGCTTCCGCGGGGACATCTGGGGCTATCCCGAGGGCGAGGTGTACTTCCCGGGTTCGCCCATCCTGCGGGTCGAGGGGTCCTTCGCGGAGTGCGTGCTCCTGGAGACCGTGATCCTCTCGATCCTCAACCACGACTCGGCGATCGCGGCCGCCGCCTCCCGGATGTCCTCCGCCGCCGGCGGACGACCGCTGATCGAGATGGGCGCCCGGCGCACCCACGAGCTGGCGGCGGTCGCCGCCGCGCGGGCCGCGTACGTGGGCGGTTTCACGACCACCTCCGACCTGGCGGCCGGCTTCCGCTACGGCATCCCGACCGTGGGGACCTCCGCGCACGCCTTCACCCTCCTGCACGACCACGAGCGGGACGCCTTCCAGGCCCAGGTGAACTCGCTCGGCCGGGACACCACGCTGCTCGTGGACACGTACGACGTCGCCGAGGCCGTGCGGACGGCCGTCGAGATCGCCGGGCCCGAGCTGGGGGCGGTCCGGATCGACTCCGGGGACCTGCTGCTGGTCGCGCACCGGGTGCGGCAGCAGCTGGACGAGCTGGGGGCGACCGGGACGAAGATCGTCGTGACCTCGGACCTGGACGAGTACGCGATCGCCTCGCTGGCGGCGGCGCCGGTGGACGCGTACGGCGTCGGCACTCAGCTGGTCACGGGGTCCGGCCACCCCACCTGCTCGATGGTCTACAAGCTGGTCGCGCGCGCCGAGTCTGCGGACCCGAAGGCTCCGCTGGAGCCCGTGGCCAAGAAGTCGACCGGGGGCAAGACCTCCATCGGCGGGCGCAAGTGGGCGGCGCGGCGGCGCGACGAGCGCGGGTTCGCCGAGGCCGAGGTGATCGGGACCGGGCCGGTGCCCGGCGGCCTCGCCGACCAGCAGCTCCTGGTCGAGCTGGTCAAGGGCGGCCAGGTCGTCTCCCGGGAGCCGCTCGACATGGCGCGCGACCGGCACGCGGCCGTCCGTGCCCGTCTGCCGCTCTCGGCGACCCAGCTGTCGCGCGGGGAAGCGGTGATTCCCACGGAGTACGTCTGA
- a CDS encoding isochorismatase family protein, translating to MRRALIVVDVQNDFCEGGSLAVAGGADVAAAITELIGQAPAGYRHVVATRDLHIAPGGHFADNPDYVHSWPAHCVAGTEGVGFHPNFAPVVASGAIDAVFDKGAYAAAYSGFEGADENGVSLGDWLRAREIDEVDVVGIATDHCVRATALDAVRDGFRTQVLLDLTAGVSEATTERALEELRGAGVELTGKPVV from the coding sequence ATGCGCCGCGCCTTGATCGTCGTAGACGTGCAGAACGACTTCTGCGAGGGAGGCAGCCTCGCGGTGGCCGGGGGCGCCGACGTGGCCGCCGCCATCACGGAGCTGATCGGGCAGGCGCCCGCCGGCTACCGGCATGTCGTCGCCACCCGCGACCTGCACATCGCCCCCGGCGGCCACTTCGCCGACAACCCCGACTACGTCCACTCCTGGCCCGCGCACTGCGTGGCCGGCACCGAGGGCGTGGGGTTCCACCCGAACTTCGCCCCGGTGGTCGCCTCCGGCGCGATCGACGCCGTCTTCGACAAGGGCGCGTACGCGGCGGCCTACAGCGGGTTCGAGGGCGCCGACGAGAACGGGGTCTCGCTGGGCGACTGGCTGCGGGCCCGCGAGATCGACGAGGTGGACGTGGTGGGCATCGCGACCGACCACTGTGTGCGGGCCACCGCGCTCGACGCGGTGCGGGACGGTTTCCGTACGCAGGTGCTGCTCGACCTCACGGCCGGGGTGTCCGAGGCGACCACGGAGCGGGCGCTGGAGGAGCTGCGGGGAGCGGGCGTCGAACTGACCGGCAAGCCGGTCGTCTGA
- a CDS encoding RDD family protein has translation MSSEPPPPGSGQPPEDDPFKKQPPPAEGGGSPYDGTSSPPPSGSPYDSPHDNRTPPSGSQPPPPGGGPYGSGGGGPYGSGGGGPYGSGGGDPYGPGGPYGGDPLEGMPPLADSGKRVLARILDMILVGIVVWLLSWAFGVTEYNVNADRVEYGKGLGQSVIAAVLYTGYDTFLIRRSGQTLGMRLFNMRVADLDNGATPSTQTSLIRALVLWIPFAFCCACIWTAIAGGWSFFDKPYKQGLHDKAAKTVVVATG, from the coding sequence ATGAGCAGCGAACCGCCGCCCCCCGGCTCCGGGCAGCCACCGGAGGATGACCCGTTCAAGAAGCAGCCCCCGCCGGCTGAGGGCGGCGGTTCCCCGTACGACGGCACCTCGTCCCCGCCGCCTTCGGGTTCGCCGTACGACTCCCCGCACGACAACCGGACCCCGCCGTCAGGGAGTCAGCCCCCGCCCCCCGGCGGGGGCCCCTATGGTTCGGGTGGCGGCGGTCCCTACGGCTCCGGTGGCGGCGGCCCGTACGGCTCCGGTGGCGGCGATCCCTACGGACCCGGCGGTCCCTACGGCGGCGATCCGCTGGAGGGCATGCCGCCGCTCGCCGACAGCGGCAAACGCGTGCTGGCGAGGATCCTCGACATGATCCTCGTGGGCATCGTGGTGTGGCTGCTGTCCTGGGCGTTCGGGGTCACCGAGTACAACGTGAACGCGGACCGGGTCGAGTACGGCAAGGGCCTCGGGCAGTCCGTGATCGCGGCCGTGCTCTACACCGGCTACGACACCTTCCTGATCCGCAGGTCGGGCCAGACCCTCGGCATGAGACTGTTCAACATGCGGGTGGCCGACCTGGACAACGGCGCCACACCCTCCACACAGACCTCGCTGATCCGCGCGCTGGTGCTGTGGATTCCGTTCGCGTTCTGCTGCGCGTGCATCTGGACCGCGATCGCGGGCGGCTGGAGTTTCTTCGACAAGCCCTACAAGCAGGGTCTGCACGACAAGGCGGCCAAGACGGTGGTGGTGGCCACCGGCTGA
- a CDS encoding RDD family protein: MSAPTPAPGDDRPREGYYPDPSIPGYVRYWNGAAWVPGTSRPAPSDGVPLAPPPGTRPVAPVPAPAPAPTEETGPHFFDEDPGPAAEPRLVTPAEAQHGSRPEPATAWGADRSHQSGFGGEQDRRVSWGAPQGADPRLPRAAEPAEAVRPPGGETPHTDGTATLGPTDPAGGSQPPEPDGTFVFRRRSPAAGPGAATGAAGAVGGNAGPAAASGAQFAGPGQQAGPGASAATGPATGTPGSQEPVPSEGTMTFRARSARTEQQGGARGGSPAPAGGAAGAATPADGPAGAGGGFGAGQAAAAQAAKAAAAQQPPAPAVPQQSGGPAATPLSSGAGGGQPSWAQQVHRLAGDEGPVPPWKPPVDDVFQAAARRHSAARPAGLGRRLVARIVDTAVLGTVTAVAAVPLGTKAIDHINEKIDAAKRSGQTVTVWLLDGTTAGYLGVCLAVLLLFGVVYDALPTARWGRTLGKKLCGIEVRDIEGHEPPSFGRALRRWLVYSVAGVLGVGVVGVLWCLFDRPWRQCWHDKAAHTFVAAQPPSA; this comes from the coding sequence ATGAGCGCCCCAACCCCGGCCCCCGGTGACGACAGGCCCCGCGAAGGGTATTACCCGGACCCCTCCATTCCTGGATATGTCCGGTACTGGAACGGTGCCGCCTGGGTACCGGGTACGAGCCGTCCCGCACCGTCCGACGGCGTGCCGCTCGCGCCGCCGCCCGGCACGCGCCCGGTGGCTCCCGTACCCGCCCCGGCACCGGCGCCCACCGAGGAGACGGGACCGCACTTCTTCGACGAGGACCCCGGGCCGGCCGCCGAGCCGCGGCTGGTGACCCCGGCCGAGGCGCAGCACGGCAGCAGGCCCGAGCCGGCGACCGCGTGGGGCGCCGACCGCTCGCACCAGTCCGGTTTCGGCGGCGAGCAGGACCGCCGGGTGTCCTGGGGGGCGCCCCAGGGCGCCGACCCGCGTCTGCCGCGCGCGGCGGAGCCCGCCGAAGCGGTCCGGCCGCCCGGCGGCGAGACGCCGCACACGGACGGCACGGCGACGCTCGGGCCCACGGACCCGGCGGGCGGCTCGCAACCCCCGGAGCCCGACGGCACCTTCGTCTTCCGCCGCCGGTCCCCGGCGGCGGGTCCCGGCGCGGCGACCGGCGCCGCGGGGGCCGTGGGCGGGAACGCCGGCCCGGCCGCGGCGAGCGGCGCGCAGTTCGCCGGCCCGGGGCAGCAGGCGGGCCCCGGAGCGTCCGCGGCCACCGGTCCGGCCACCGGTACCCCGGGCAGCCAGGAGCCCGTCCCCTCCGAGGGCACCATGACCTTCCGCGCGCGCTCCGCGCGCACGGAGCAGCAGGGCGGGGCGAGGGGCGGGAGCCCGGCCCCGGCAGGCGGCGCGGCGGGGGCGGCCACGCCCGCGGACGGCCCCGCGGGTGCCGGGGGCGGCTTCGGTGCCGGACAGGCGGCGGCCGCCCAGGCGGCCAAGGCCGCCGCCGCCCAGCAGCCGCCCGCCCCGGCCGTGCCCCAGCAGTCCGGCGGCCCCGCCGCCACGCCGCTGTCGAGCGGCGCCGGCGGCGGACAGCCCTCCTGGGCCCAGCAGGTGCACCGGCTCGCGGGCGACGAGGGGCCCGTCCCGCCCTGGAAGCCGCCGGTCGACGACGTGTTCCAGGCCGCCGCCCGCCGCCACTCCGCGGCACGGCCCGCGGGCCTGGGCAGACGGCTGGTGGCCCGGATCGTGGACACCGCGGTGCTGGGCACCGTCACCGCCGTGGCCGCCGTGCCGTTGGGCACCAAGGCGATCGACCACATCAACGAGAAGATCGACGCGGCCAAGCGGTCCGGACAGACCGTGACGGTCTGGCTGCTGGACGGTACGACCGCGGGCTACCTGGGTGTTTGCCTCGCCGTCCTGCTCCTGTTCGGCGTGGTCTACGACGCGTTGCCCACCGCCCGCTGGGGCCGCACCCTCGGCAAGAAGCTGTGCGGTATCGAGGTCCGGGACATCGAGGGCCACGAACCCCCGTCCTTCGGCCGGGCGCTGCGCCGCTGGCTCGTCTACAGCGTCGCCGGCGTCCTGGGCGTCGGTGTCGTGGGCGTCCTGTGGTGCCTGTTCGACCGACCCTGGCGGCAGTGCTGGCACGACAAGGCGGCCCACACCTTCGTGGCCGCCCAGCCGCCCTCCGCCTAG
- a CDS encoding SsgA family sporulation/cell division regulator, producing the protein MHTVVERELELHLVLSPERSIPVPARLAYRSDDPYAVHITFHICSDHPVSWTFARELLVEGVFRPSGHGDVRVWPTKVAGRGVVLMALTSPDGDALLEVPATQVSAWLERTLRAVPPGSESEQLGLDDGLAELLAPSPRLSASPPRSASREHGDLQDQPGSPSADELWLRDPWPSDESKDGE; encoded by the coding sequence ATGCACACCGTGGTGGAACGCGAACTCGAACTGCACCTCGTCCTGTCCCCCGAGCGCAGCATCCCCGTGCCCGCCCGGCTGGCCTACCGCTCCGACGACCCGTACGCCGTCCACATCACCTTCCACATCTGCTCGGACCATCCGGTCAGCTGGACCTTCGCCCGTGAGCTGCTCGTCGAGGGCGTGTTCCGGCCGAGCGGGCACGGCGATGTGCGGGTGTGGCCGACGAAGGTCGCGGGACGCGGCGTCGTGCTGATGGCGCTCACCTCACCCGACGGTGACGCGCTGCTGGAGGTGCCGGCCACGCAGGTGTCCGCGTGGCTGGAGCGCACCCTGCGGGCGGTTCCGCCGGGGTCCGAGAGCGAGCAACTCGGCCTCGACGACGGCCTCGCCGAACTGCTCGCGCCCTCCCCCAGGCTCTCGGCCTCTCCCCCGCGTTCGGCCTCGCGTGAGCACGGGGACCTCCAGGACCAGCCGGGATCTCCGTCGGCCGACGAGTTGTGGCTGCGCGACCCGTGGCCGTCGGACGAGTCGAAGGACGGGGAGTGA